AAATGTGGATGATCCAATTGTTGTGCGAACCTTTTATGAAATACCGGTAAGCATTGAAAACGCCTCTTATTTTGCGGAAAACTTAGAAATTCCATTACTGGTGGATGGAAAGGATACCGTGAAAGTTCGAGTTAAGGGCGCTCGTTCTGTTGTGAGTAAGCTGAAAAAGGAAGATATCAAGGCTGTCGCAGATATGACACAAATTATTTCAAAAGATACTACACCGATTATGGTGCCTGTGGAGGTTACCGGTACAGGTATATCAGACTCAGATATTACAGTGAGACCTAGAAATATCCAGGTAGATATTGAAAAACAGAAAAGTGTGGAAAAAACCATTGCTGTCAGCACCGGAGATACACAACCGGATAAGGATTATGAAATCGGGAATTTAAAAGCAAATCCTGAGAAGGTTACGATTTCAGGACCGGAAACCATCATTAATAAAATTGATAAGGTAGTTGCTTTAATCGATGTGACAGGAAGAAAAGAAAGTAATATAGAAATAAAGTCTCAACTAAAGATATATGATAAAAATCTGGATGAATTGTCACCAAAACAGCTGGAATATCTGAATATAAAAGAAATCAGTGATAATACTATCCGAATACAGGCGCAGTTCTGGAAAGTAAAACAGAATGTGAAGATAAAAGCCGAATATTCGGGAGAACCGAAGCGTGGCTATGAGGTAGACAGTATTAATCTGGTGCCGGATACAATCAGCGTGGCAGGGACTGATGAGGCTTTAAAGAAGCTGGAACAGGAAGGCAATACACTGGAAATTCCGGGGAAATATATTGATGTTACAGACAAGACGGGAGATTTTGAACAAAATATTGATTTGAGTGAATTGCTTCCAGAGGATTTGAAGCTGGTAAGAGATTTGAACAGCTCTGTAATTGCTACGGTAAAAATTCTTCCGTATAACAGCAGGGACTACGAGGTTTCCGTTACTCAGATTGAAGCAGATAATAAAGCGGAAGATTTAGATTTGGTATTTCAGGATGAACAGATTACAATTCGTGCAAAAGCAAAAGAGCAGGATTTAGATAGTCTAAGTGCTGCCAATATACAGGTTCAAATTGATTTGAACGGATACGGAGAAGGGGAATACGAAGTCCCGGTAACTGTTACGCTGCCAGGTGGATATGAGCTGGTAGAAAGTATCAAAGTAAAGGTGAAATTAGTTCCGGGAGCTGAAAAGTAAAGGAACGGGCAGGAAGTGAAAGGGTTGTATGGTTAGTAAAAAGGTAATAATAAAAAATCCTACCGGTCTTCATTTAAGACCGGCGGGAGTTCTCTGCAAAGAGGCGATGCAGTTTAAATCGTTGATAACATTTAATTTCCGTGGGGGAACGGCAAATGCAAAAAGCGTATTGAGCGTTTTAGGCGCTTGTATTAAGTCGGGAACAGAAATTGAATTGGTATGCGAAGGAGAAGATGAAGAGCTTGCATTGAAAACTCTCGTAGACGCAATAGAAAGCGGTTTAGGGGAATAGAAAGTGAGGACTGTTGCTTGATGAACGCAATGGTCCTCTTTTGTGATAAAAAAGGAAGGAAAAAGAAAAATGATACATAATAAGATGAAACAAGGGATAAAAGACGGAGTTCCCATAGCAATCGGTTATTTTTCAGTAAGTTTTACTTTTGGTATGCTGGCAGCCAAAAGCGGTATATCCATATTCCATGCGGTGTTGATTTCTTTGCTTAATTTGACTTCGGCGGGGCAGTTTGCAGGCATGAACGCAATTCTTGCTCAGGCATCTTTTATGGAAATGGCTTTGACACAGCTTGTTATCAATATAAGATATAGTCTGATGTCCCTTTCCCTGTCTCAGAAGTTAGACAGCAGTGTAAAAGTGAGAGAACGACTGGCAGTGTCTTATGGAGTGACAGATGAAATCTTTGCAGTGGCAAGCTCCAAGCCGGGAACAATAGGGGCACACTATATGTATGGATTAATACTTCTTCCTGTATTGGGGTGGGTAGGAGGAACTTTTGCAGGAGCAGCGGCAGGCTCGCTTCTTCCTGCTGAGATAATCAGTGCGCTGGGAGTTGCTTTATATGGAATGTTTATTGCCATTGTAGTTCCCGTAGCAGCAGAGCACAAGGAAGTAAAGGTAGTTGTTCTTACAGCCCTTTGTCTGAGTACAGCGCTTTATTATCTGCCCATAGGAAAGCGGATTTCTTCCGGATTTTCCATGATTATCTGCACCGTGTTTGCAGCCGGCTTAGGCGCCGTTTTATTTCCAATAAAGGAGGAACAGGAATGATATACGCATATATTTTTGTAATGGCAGGAGTCACTTATCTGATTAGGATGTTGCCTCTTACATTGGTGCAA
The DNA window shown above is from Blautia hansenii DSM 20583 and carries:
- a CDS encoding YbbR-like domain-containing protein, which produces MINKFTLKVLSLIIAILIWLLVRNVDDPIVVRTFYEIPVSIENASYFAENLEIPLLVDGKDTVKVRVKGARSVVSKLKKEDIKAVADMTQIISKDTTPIMVPVEVTGTGISDSDITVRPRNIQVDIEKQKSVEKTIAVSTGDTQPDKDYEIGNLKANPEKVTISGPETIINKIDKVVALIDVTGRKESNIEIKSQLKIYDKNLDELSPKQLEYLNIKEISDNTIRIQAQFWKVKQNVKIKAEYSGEPKRGYEVDSINLVPDTISVAGTDEALKKLEQEGNTLEIPGKYIDVTDKTGDFEQNIDLSELLPEDLKLVRDLNSSVIATVKILPYNSRDYEVSVTQIEADNKAEDLDLVFQDEQITIRAKAKEQDLDSLSAANIQVQIDLNGYGEGEYEVPVTVTLPGGYELVESIKVKVKLVPGAEK
- a CDS encoding HPr family phosphocarrier protein — encoded protein: MVSKKVIIKNPTGLHLRPAGVLCKEAMQFKSLITFNFRGGTANAKSVLSVLGACIKSGTEIELVCEGEDEELALKTLVDAIESGLGE
- a CDS encoding AzlC family ABC transporter permease, encoding MIHNKMKQGIKDGVPIAIGYFSVSFTFGMLAAKSGISIFHAVLISLLNLTSAGQFAGMNAILAQASFMEMALTQLVINIRYSLMSLSLSQKLDSSVKVRERLAVSYGVTDEIFAVASSKPGTIGAHYMYGLILLPVLGWVGGTFAGAAAGSLLPAEIISALGVALYGMFIAIVVPVAAEHKEVKVVVLTALCLSTALYYLPIGKRISSGFSMIICTVFAAGLGAVLFPIKEEQE